The Lactuca sativa cultivar Salinas chromosome 2, Lsat_Salinas_v11, whole genome shotgun sequence genome includes a window with the following:
- the LOC111905747 gene encoding uncharacterized protein LOC111905747, whose protein sequence is MDCGVYAATGDPWLMMGSSGSGGGGGGGVGGQMLGGAFSHESEHDLAAMVSDFLENGSSCGADSRCSSDSDSGFCELAHLADKISYYKVLLDKHGIDMLSVVNSLILSINTMDLHFIRSGSCSCNASCIRFSLVKLLRLSGYDAAVCTSRWQGTGKVPGGDHEYVDIINYNDSGNVDRLIIDIDFRSHFEIARAVPSYNRILKSLPVVYVGTLTKLKQFLQVMVEAAKSSLKQNSMPLPPWRSLAYLQSKWHSPYQRHVNPELESELESELFSGSGFGSEHKLCIGHLNRLKSLIQFEMETERNHVKKPNPTSRVKIVKRFIK, encoded by the exons ATGGATTGCGGAGTCTACGCGGCAACAGGAGACCCGTGGTTGATGATGGGTAGCAGTGGctccggtggtggtggtggtggcggtgtaGGCGGGCAGATGTTGGGTGGGGCGTTTAGCCACGAAAGCGAACATGATTTGGCAGCGATGGTTAGTGATTTCTTGGAAAACGGGAGTAGTTGTGGCGCCGATTCACGGTGTAGTAGCGACAGCGATTCCGGTTTCTGCGAACTCGCTCACCTCGCCGACAAGATTTCG TACTACAAAGTTTTGCTGGATAAACACGGGATTGACATGCTGTCAGTAGTTAATTCTCTCATCCTATCAATCAATACAATGGACCTTCATTTTATCAGATCAGGTTCATGTTCATGTAACGCTAGTTGCATAAGGTTCTCTCTCGTCAAACTTCTAAGGCTCTCAGGTTACGATGCTGCCGTCTGTACATCCAGGTGGCAGGGCACCGGAAAAGTTCCCGGAG gGGATCATGAATACGTTGATATTATAAATTACAATGATTCGGGCAACGTTGACCGGTTAATCATTGACATTGACTTTCGAAGTCACTTTGAGATAGCTAGAGCTGTTCCTTCTTACAACAGGATTCTGAAATCGCTTCCTGTTGTTTATGTGGGAACATTAACAAAACTaaaacagtttcttcaagttatGGTTGAGGCtgcaaaatcatccctaaaacaGAACTCAATGCCGCTTCCACCTTGGAGATCCTTAGCCTATCTGCAATCCAAATGGCACTCCCCTTATCAACGACATGTAAACCCAGAACTGGAATCGGAATTGGAATCGGAATTGTTTTCCGGTTCCGGTTTTGGTTCTGAGCATAAGTTATGCATCGGGCACCTGAATCGGCTCAAGTCTTTGATCCAATTTGAGATGGAAACAGAGCGGAATCATGTGAAGAAACCGAATCCCACGAGCCGAGTGAAGATTGTAAAGAGATTTATAAAGTGA